In Sphingomonas crocodyli, a genomic segment contains:
- a CDS encoding cytochrome P450, which yields MADFDPHDPRFVSEGVPFDILARIRAEQPIYRTPKGAWYLSRYEDVSAALTDVDTFRADLGPITGIPAGVDAIPAEQHYLSEIEEPRHKAIRRLITASMSSARLKAVEPKLREECDRLVDAMLAKPVANLHDDYAMAIPAFAMSRIMDLDDAAAGEFMRWSEDGTLMQRPVTPGVPPEGPSSHVFFSAYLAHQRALDRPSNDLMALLLDAVIEGEPLSDAEIVTQLHFMIQAGVHTTRSLLAHLVNRLVQDADIWAALAADRSLVANFVEESLRRDSPVQRTTRQCTRDTVFGGVAMGKGEWVEMGIGSANHDERLIDEGGAFRLDRREPRKHLAFGAGSHVCPGAGLARMEAQIAVETLLDRLDRLETVPGETYPPLPGSLGHQPIPARLITRKG from the coding sequence ATGGCCGATTTCGATCCGCACGATCCGCGCTTCGTATCCGAAGGTGTGCCGTTCGATATTCTCGCGCGGATCCGGGCCGAGCAGCCGATCTACCGCACGCCCAAGGGCGCCTGGTATCTGTCGCGCTATGAAGATGTCAGCGCCGCGCTGACCGACGTCGATACGTTCCGTGCCGATCTCGGCCCGATCACCGGCATTCCCGCGGGCGTCGACGCGATCCCGGCCGAACAGCATTATCTGAGCGAGATCGAGGAGCCACGCCACAAGGCGATCCGCCGGCTGATCACCGCATCGATGTCCTCCGCGCGGCTGAAGGCAGTCGAACCCAAATTGCGCGAGGAATGCGACCGGCTGGTCGATGCGATGCTCGCAAAGCCCGTGGCCAATCTGCACGACGATTATGCGATGGCGATCCCGGCCTTCGCGATGTCGCGGATCATGGATCTCGACGATGCGGCGGCGGGCGAATTCATGCGCTGGTCCGAAGACGGCACGCTGATGCAGCGCCCGGTGACGCCGGGCGTGCCGCCGGAGGGGCCGTCGAGCCACGTTTTCTTCTCCGCCTATCTCGCGCATCAACGCGCGCTGGATCGGCCGTCGAACGACCTGATGGCGCTGCTGCTCGACGCGGTGATCGAGGGTGAGCCGCTGAGCGATGCGGAGATCGTCACCCAGCTGCACTTCATGATCCAGGCGGGGGTGCACACCACCCGGTCGCTGCTCGCGCACCTCGTCAACCGGCTGGTGCAGGATGCGGACATCTGGGCGGCGCTCGCGGCCGATCGGTCGCTCGTCGCCAACTTCGTCGAGGAATCGCTGCGCCGCGATTCGCCGGTTCAGCGCACCACGCGCCAATGCACCCGCGACACCGTCTTCGGCGGGGTCGCGATGGGGAAGGGCGAGTGGGTCGAAATGGGGATCGGTTCGGCCAATCATGACGAGCGGCTGATCGACGAAGGCGGGGCCTTCCGCCTCGACCGGCGCGAGCCGCGCAAGCATCTGGCCTTCGGCGCGGGATCGCATGTCTGCCCCGGCGCGGGCCTCGCGCGGATGGAGGCGCAGATCGCGGTCGAGACATTGCTCGACCGGCTGGACCGGCTCGAAACCGTCCCAGGAGAAACCTATCCGCCGCTGCCGGGGAGTCTCGGCCACCAGCCGATCCCGGCGCGGCTGATCACACGAAAAGGATAA
- a CDS encoding pilus assembly protein CpaE, with amino-acid sequence MNAPFNPTAAATRHPFAAYVCDDLSAELLKPLAFELGWPPESVSKGGIRTAIQSLSVSASPTILFVDLSDCADPLGDINALAEVCEPGTAVIACGAINDVRMYRELLNSGIQDYLLKPFTADQVRDSFATAQMMLMGPRHGSADDIRIHLMTAVIGVRGGVGASTVASSLAWLMGETGGHSTALLDLDVHFGTGALSLDLEPGRGLTDAIDNPARIDGLFLERALVKANDKLAVLSAEAPIGNPIVTDGQAYYQLQEEMKAAFECTVVDIPRHMMIQHPHLFHDVQSVVLVVDLTLAATRDTIRILAWLKTNAPQAGVLIVANKVAPSLTEISRKDFESSIERSVDFLLPYDHKQVVNAAKLGKSIADAGKSSKLGQGIGQIAKKLLELVTEDDTAETKKASLLDELVTIFKAKPSGVKK; translated from the coding sequence ATGAACGCGCCCTTCAACCCGACGGCCGCAGCGACCCGGCACCCGTTCGCGGCCTATGTCTGCGACGATCTGTCGGCCGAACTGCTCAAGCCGCTCGCCTTCGAACTCGGCTGGCCGCCGGAATCGGTGTCCAAGGGCGGCATTCGCACGGCGATCCAGTCGCTGTCGGTATCGGCCAGCCCGACGATCCTGTTCGTCGACTTGTCCGATTGCGCCGATCCGCTGGGCGATATCAACGCGCTGGCCGAAGTATGCGAACCCGGCACCGCCGTGATCGCGTGCGGCGCGATCAACGATGTCCGCATGTATCGCGAACTGCTGAACAGCGGCATTCAGGATTATCTGCTCAAGCCCTTCACCGCCGATCAGGTGCGTGACAGTTTCGCCACCGCACAGATGATGCTGATGGGCCCGCGCCACGGCAGCGCGGACGATATCCGCATCCACCTGATGACCGCGGTGATCGGCGTGCGCGGCGGCGTCGGCGCGTCGACGGTCGCCAGCTCGCTTGCGTGGCTGATGGGCGAAACCGGCGGCCATTCGACCGCCCTGCTCGACCTCGACGTCCATTTCGGCACTGGCGCGCTCTCGCTCGATCTCGAGCCGGGCCGTGGCCTCACCGACGCGATCGACAATCCCGCGCGCATCGACGGCCTGTTCCTCGAACGCGCGCTGGTGAAGGCGAACGACAAGCTGGCGGTCCTTTCGGCCGAAGCGCCGATCGGCAATCCGATCGTCACCGACGGACAGGCTTATTATCAGCTTCAGGAGGAAATGAAGGCGGCGTTCGAATGCACCGTCGTCGACATTCCCCGCCACATGATGATCCAGCATCCGCACCTGTTCCACGACGTGCAGTCGGTGGTGCTAGTGGTCGATCTGACGCTGGCGGCGACCCGCGACACGATCCGCATCCTTGCGTGGCTGAAGACCAACGCGCCGCAGGCCGGCGTGCTGATCGTCGCCAACAAGGTCGCGCCCAGCCTGACCGAGATCAGCCGCAAGGATTTCGAAAGCTCGATCGAACGCTCGGTCGATTTCCTGCTGCCCTATGATCACAAGCAGGTCGTCAATGCCGCCAAGCTCGGCAAGTCGATCGCCGACGCCGGCAAATCGTCGAAGCTGGGCCAGGGCATCGGCCAGATCGCCAAGAAGCTGCTCGAACTCGTCACCGAGGACGACACCGCCGAAACCAAGAAGGCGTCGCTGCTCGATGAGCTGGTGACGATCTTCAAGGCCAAGCCTTCGGGCGTGAAGAAGTAA
- a CDS encoding type II and III secretion system protein family protein, with translation MRNTAPLITGAILLGLALAPTNGASAATPSSGVTRHALTAKPTDVMTLSIGQGQLVQLPAAMSDLFVADPAVADVQARSRSQLYVFGKGGGSTVVYATDATGKVVWSSTVRVDKNITNVETMLKLAMPDADIKATTMNGIVLLTGTVAAPADVEEAQKLVEKFVGAGKDGDGVQVVNRIKSATPLQVQLRVKIAEVNRAFAKSVGVNLLSQDTSGGFLFGVGRGDAGTITTTTDPVTGLPNGTEYKFNNAVGATTLGFAKHMLGMDLLATLDLAETDGQLTTLAEPNLTAMSGETASFLAGGEIPIPLSQGLGAVSVEFKQYGVSLSFTPTVLSGGRISLRVRPEVSQLSSAGAVKVGSIEIPGITTRRMETTVELGSGQAFVIGGLLSNTSNNTIDKAPFLGDLPILGNLFRSTGFKRNETELMVVVTPYLVRPVSASQIALPTDGMRAPTDGEAIIAGQIFSGKPGAKPAVPQAAPARTIPAPQGPVSKAAPKSTTQTASIPDAGFSIY, from the coding sequence ATGCGTAACACCGCCCCTCTGATCACCGGAGCGATCCTGCTGGGTCTCGCCCTCGCGCCCACCAACGGCGCGTCGGCCGCGACCCCGTCGAGCGGCGTCACCCGTCACGCGCTGACGGCCAAGCCGACCGACGTGATGACGCTGTCGATCGGCCAGGGCCAGCTTGTGCAGCTGCCCGCGGCGATGAGCGACCTGTTCGTCGCCGATCCCGCCGTCGCCGATGTGCAGGCGCGCTCGCGTAGCCAGCTCTACGTCTTCGGCAAGGGCGGCGGTTCGACGGTGGTCTATGCGACCGACGCGACCGGCAAGGTCGTCTGGTCGTCCACGGTGCGCGTCGACAAGAATATCACCAACGTCGAAACGATGCTCAAGCTCGCCATGCCCGATGCGGACATCAAGGCGACGACGATGAACGGCATCGTCCTGCTCACCGGCACGGTCGCAGCCCCGGCGGATGTCGAGGAAGCGCAGAAGCTGGTCGAAAAGTTCGTCGGCGCCGGCAAGGACGGCGACGGCGTTCAGGTCGTCAACCGGATCAAGTCGGCCACGCCGCTGCAGGTTCAGCTGCGCGTGAAGATCGCGGAGGTGAACCGCGCCTTCGCCAAGTCGGTGGGCGTCAACCTGCTGAGCCAGGACACGTCGGGCGGTTTCCTGTTCGGCGTGGGCCGCGGCGATGCGGGCACGATCACCACGACGACCGATCCCGTCACCGGCCTGCCCAACGGCACCGAATATAAGTTCAACAATGCGGTGGGCGCGACCACGCTGGGCTTCGCCAAGCATATGCTGGGCATGGACCTGCTCGCCACGCTCGACCTTGCCGAAACCGACGGCCAGCTCACCACGCTTGCCGAGCCGAACCTGACCGCAATGTCGGGCGAGACTGCCAGCTTCCTGGCCGGCGGCGAAATCCCGATCCCGCTGTCGCAGGGTCTGGGCGCCGTTTCGGTCGAGTTCAAGCAGTACGGCGTCAGCCTGTCCTTCACCCCGACGGTGCTGTCGGGCGGCCGCATCTCGCTGCGCGTCCGTCCCGAAGTGTCGCAGCTGTCGTCGGCCGGTGCTGTGAAGGTCGGCTCGATAGAAATCCCCGGCATCACCACGCGTCGTATGGAAACGACGGTCGAGCTCGGTTCGGGCCAGGCCTTCGTGATCGGCGGCCTGCTGTCGAACACGTCGAACAACACGATCGACAAGGCGCCGTTCCTGGGCGACCTGCCGATCCTGGGCAATCTGTTCCGTTCCACCGGCTTCAAGCGCAACGAGACCGAATTGATGGTCGTCGTCACACCCTATCTGGTGCGCCCGGTCTCCGCTTCGCAGATCGCGCTGCCGACCGATGGGATGCGCGCGCCGACCGATGGCGAAGCGATCATCGCCGGCCAGATCTTCAGCGGCAAGCCGGGCGCCAAGCCCGCCGTGCCGCAGGCCGCGCCCGCCCGCACCATCCCCGCTCCGCAGGGTCCGGTGTCGAAGGCCGCGCCCAAGTCCACCACCCAGACCGCATCGATCCCCGATGCGGGCTTCTCGATCTACTGA
- the cpdR gene encoding cell cycle two-component system response regulator CpdR, with amino-acid sequence MTIRILLAEDDDSMREYLSRALEKTGYSVTTVDRGTAALPLLENQRFDLLLTDIVMPEMDGIELAQRASVLAPDMRVMFITGFAAVALKNGQTPPDAKVLSKPFHLRDLVLEVDRMFQVGTAADL; translated from the coding sequence ATGACGATCCGAATTCTTTTGGCCGAGGACGACGATTCGATGCGCGAATATCTTTCGCGCGCGCTCGAAAAGACCGGCTACAGCGTAACGACCGTCGATCGCGGCACCGCCGCGCTGCCGCTGCTTGAGAATCAGCGCTTCGATCTGCTGCTGACCGACATCGTGATGCCCGAAATGGACGGCATCGAACTGGCCCAGCGCGCGAGCGTGCTGGCGCCCGACATGCGCGTCATGTTCATCACCGGCTTCGCCGCGGTCGCGCTCAAGAACGGCCAGACCCCGCCCGATGCCAAGGTTTTGTCGAAGCCGTTCCACCTGCGCGACCTGGTTCTCGAGGTCGATCGCATGTTCCAGGTAGGCACCGCCGCCGACCTCTGA
- a CDS encoding SDR family NAD(P)-dependent oxidoreductase, which translates to MRRLEGKVAIVAGGGGIGGATALRLAEEGAAVMIGDINADSARATADAIVAAGGRAASMAYDASDDASIAGLVDATVKAFGRLDFMHANAADMKAILSDTNALDIPLDIFDRTIAVNLRGALLCARHALPHLIANKGAYVVTSSSAGHMGEPQRVAYAMTKSGVNALVRHIASRWGKDGVRANAICPGMVMTDYHLAHMPAENQAAMLAAHRSPRLGRVEDIAAMVAMLFSKDGEWINGQVMAVDGGASLRP; encoded by the coding sequence ATGCGCAGACTGGAAGGCAAGGTGGCGATCGTGGCCGGCGGCGGCGGGATCGGCGGGGCGACCGCGTTGCGGCTGGCCGAAGAGGGGGCGGCGGTGATGATCGGCGACATCAACGCGGATTCGGCGCGCGCCACCGCCGATGCGATCGTCGCGGCCGGCGGGCGGGCGGCGTCGATGGCTTATGACGCATCCGACGACGCCTCGATCGCCGGCCTCGTAGATGCCACGGTGAAAGCATTCGGCCGGCTCGATTTCATGCACGCCAATGCCGCCGACATGAAGGCGATCCTCAGCGACACGAATGCGCTCGACATCCCGCTCGACATTTTCGACCGGACGATCGCGGTGAACCTGCGCGGCGCTTTGCTGTGCGCGCGCCACGCTTTGCCGCACCTGATCGCGAACAAGGGCGCCTATGTCGTCACCTCCTCCTCGGCCGGCCACATGGGCGAGCCGCAGCGCGTGGCCTATGCGATGACCAAGTCGGGCGTGAACGCGCTCGTCCGCCATATCGCGAGCCGCTGGGGCAAGGACGGGGTGCGCGCCAACGCGATCTGCCCCGGCATGGTGATGACCGATTATCACCTCGCCCACATGCCCGCCGAAAACCAAGCCGCCATGCTCGCCGCCCACCGATCCCCCCGCCTGGGCCGCGTGGAGGACATCGCCGCAATGGTGGCGATGCTGTTCTCCAAGGATGGCGAATGGATCAACGGGCAGGTGATGGCCGTGGACGGCGGCGCGTCGCTGCGGCCGTAA
- a CDS encoding CpaD family pilus assembly protein, with product MGHQTMHRAILSLALIGLPLSPALADRFNRTVDSVHQPVVSRSDYVLDVPAAGLSPDQADKVDQWFRAIDLGYGDRVSLDASQAGSSGAAADVAKIVGGYGLLMSRGAPATEGAIPGGYLRIVVSRSTASVPGCPDYSQPSQPNFTASTSSNYGCATNSALAAMIANPEDLVRGAEASGADNAEGATRAVRAWRASEPTSKQGLKQESTKGGN from the coding sequence ATGGGACATCAGACGATGCATCGCGCCATCCTCTCCCTCGCCCTGATCGGGCTTCCGCTGTCGCCCGCGCTGGCGGATCGCTTCAACCGGACGGTGGACTCGGTCCACCAGCCGGTCGTCTCGCGATCCGACTATGTGCTCGACGTACCTGCCGCCGGGCTCAGCCCCGATCAGGCCGACAAGGTCGATCAGTGGTTCCGCGCGATCGACCTCGGCTATGGCGACCGCGTCAGCCTGGATGCGTCGCAGGCGGGCAGCAGCGGCGCTGCGGCCGACGTCGCGAAGATCGTCGGCGGCTACGGCCTGCTGATGAGCCGCGGTGCGCCCGCGACCGAAGGCGCGATCCCCGGCGGCTATCTGCGCATCGTCGTCAGCCGTTCGACCGCCAGCGTCCCCGGCTGCCCCGATTACAGCCAGCCGTCGCAGCCCAATTTCACCGCCTCGACATCGTCCAACTATGGCTGCGCGACCAACAGCGCGCTCGCCGCGATGATCGCCAATCCGGAAGATCTGGTGCGCGGGGCCGAAGCTTCGGGCGCCGACAATGCCGAGGGCGCGACCCGCGCGGTCCGCGCATGGCGCGCGTCCGAACCGACGTCGAAGCAGGGGCTGAAGCAAGAATCGACGAAGGGAGGCAATTGA
- the cpaB gene encoding Flp pilus assembly protein CpaB has protein sequence MDARKLLLLIVALLMAGVSAFFARGMFGGEPEAVAAPAAVAAAPVPSGPEVLVASRALPVGTIIGPESVRYQRWPADLVDAKNYYVKGESDIASLTGTVVRVPVTAGQPVTQGSLVKPGDRGFLAAALGPGMRAVTVAVSAQSSVAGFVFPGDRVDLLLAQEVPGGGDGPPLKAAETIIRNIRVLATDQKTDKTVDEAGKTVVAQYSNVTLEATPKIAEKIAVAQTMGQLSLSLRSIADDKAQLEDAIANGQVSAPADARAERQLMLQLSSTPIDTNPTYTVGADVSRFQRSSVPAKVAGGTPLATPMGGGAPKPIVTIRRGSATAAGEN, from the coding sequence ATGGACGCTAGGAAATTGCTGTTGCTGATCGTGGCGCTGTTGATGGCGGGTGTATCCGCCTTCTTCGCACGCGGCATGTTCGGGGGCGAACCCGAAGCGGTTGCCGCGCCTGCGGCCGTCGCCGCCGCGCCCGTGCCGTCCGGCCCCGAAGTGCTGGTCGCATCGCGCGCTTTGCCGGTCGGCACGATCATCGGCCCGGAAAGCGTCCGGTATCAGCGTTGGCCCGCCGATCTGGTCGACGCGAAGAATTATTATGTGAAGGGTGAATCCGACATCGCCTCGCTGACGGGCACGGTCGTTCGCGTCCCCGTGACCGCCGGTCAGCCGGTGACGCAGGGTTCGCTGGTGAAGCCGGGCGATCGTGGCTTCCTCGCCGCCGCACTGGGGCCGGGCATGCGCGCCGTGACGGTCGCCGTGTCGGCGCAGTCGAGCGTCGCGGGCTTCGTGTTTCCGGGCGACCGGGTCGATCTGCTGCTGGCGCAGGAAGTGCCCGGCGGCGGCGATGGCCCGCCGCTGAAGGCGGCCGAGACGATCATCCGCAACATCCGCGTCCTCGCCACCGATCAAAAGACCGACAAGACCGTCGACGAGGCCGGCAAGACCGTCGTCGCGCAATATTCGAACGTCACGCTGGAGGCGACGCCGAAAATCGCCGAGAAGATCGCCGTCGCGCAGACGATGGGGCAGCTGTCGCTGTCGCTCCGTTCGATCGCCGACGACAAGGCGCAGCTTGAGGATGCGATCGCCAACGGCCAGGTTTCGGCCCCCGCCGACGCCCGCGCCGAACGCCAGCTGATGCTCCAGCTTTCGTCGACCCCGATCGATACCAACCCGACCTACACCGTCGGCGCCGATGTCTCGCGCTTCCAGCGCAGCTCGGTGCCCGCGAAGGTCGCCGGCGGCACGCCGCTGGCCACCCCGATGGGTGGTGGCGCGCCCAAGCCGATCGTCACCATCCGCCGCGGCTCGGCCACGGCGGCGGGAGAGAATTGA
- a CDS encoding NAD(P)/FAD-dependent oxidoreductase produces MDLSLSRAEILIVGAGIAGASLAAAIGNAARIILIEGEDQPGYHSTGRSAAFWSETYGGPAVQPLTSASLTPLQDGGFLKPRGCLHVAGTAEGRAALDRLAAEFAGTGVVLEPLDRAGIERWVPGVRAERDTGLYEPSCADIDVAALHADCLGKARRAGVEIVRSARLLGAAREGGGWVVETTAGRFAADILVNAAGAWADDVARLAGVAPIGIQPYRRTVIQLAVDPPAPADLPLVMDAEELFYFKPEAGKLWLSPHDETACDPCDAAPEELDVAIAIDRMEHAVDWRILKREHAWAGLRSFSPDRAPVYGFDAKAPGFFWCAGQGGFGIQTAPAAAALAAALLLGRAVPAGLDPERYVPGRFG; encoded by the coding sequence ATGGACCTTAGTCTAAGCCGTGCCGAAATCCTGATCGTGGGTGCCGGAATCGCGGGCGCCAGTCTGGCGGCGGCGATCGGGAACGCCGCCCGCATCATCCTGATCGAGGGGGAGGATCAGCCGGGCTATCACAGCACCGGGCGATCGGCCGCCTTCTGGTCCGAAACCTATGGCGGGCCGGCGGTGCAGCCGCTGACCAGCGCGTCGCTCACCCCGTTGCAGGATGGCGGCTTCCTGAAACCGCGCGGTTGCCTGCATGTCGCGGGCACCGCCGAAGGGCGCGCGGCGCTGGACAGGCTGGCGGCGGAGTTTGCGGGAACGGGCGTGGTGCTGGAGCCGCTCGACCGCGCCGGTATCGAACGCTGGGTGCCCGGCGTGCGGGCGGAGCGCGACACCGGCCTTTACGAGCCAAGCTGCGCCGACATCGACGTCGCCGCGCTCCATGCCGACTGTCTGGGCAAGGCGCGGCGGGCCGGGGTGGAGATCGTGCGCTCGGCGCGGCTGCTGGGCGCGGCGCGCGAAGGCGGCGGCTGGGTGGTGGAGACGACCGCCGGGCGCTTCGCCGCCGACATCCTCGTCAACGCGGCGGGCGCCTGGGCCGATGACGTCGCGCGGCTGGCGGGCGTCGCCCCGATCGGCATCCAGCCCTATCGCCGCACCGTGATCCAGCTTGCGGTCGATCCGCCTGCGCCTGCCGATCTGCCGCTGGTCATGGATGCGGAGGAATTGTTCTACTTCAAGCCCGAGGCCGGCAAGCTCTGGCTCTCCCCGCATGACGAGACGGCGTGCGATCCGTGCGATGCGGCGCCGGAAGAACTCGACGTCGCGATCGCGATCGACCGGATGGAGCATGCGGTCGACTGGCGCATCCTGAAGCGCGAACATGCTTGGGCGGGCCTGCGCAGCTTCTCCCCCGATCGCGCGCCGGTTTATGGCTTCGACGCGAAGGCACCCGGCTTCTTCTGGTGCGCGGGGCAGGGCGGCTTCGGCATCCAGACCGCGCCCGCCGCCGCGGCGCTGGCGGCGGCGCTGCTGCTGGGGCGGGCGGTACCGGCGGGGCTCGATCCCGAACGCTACGTGCCGGGGCGTTTCGGCTGA
- a CDS encoding A24 family peptidase, which yields MITDASDIFAAVLSVLLLMAAWTDLRSRIISNELNAVIALLAIVWWFVGGYPLWPDIGLRVILAFGLFAVFATLFALRIMGGGDVKMMGAFALWLPMPLVLPMLFVTAIAGGLIAGFLAIRARFRPNEAPPEVPYGIAIALGGFWVMANGLLTIRAA from the coding sequence ATGATTACCGATGCATCCGATATTTTCGCGGCCGTCTTGTCGGTCCTGCTGCTGATGGCGGCGTGGACCGATCTGCGCAGCCGGATCATCAGCAACGAGCTGAACGCCGTGATCGCATTGCTTGCGATCGTGTGGTGGTTCGTCGGCGGCTATCCGCTGTGGCCCGATATCGGGCTGCGCGTGATCCTGGCCTTCGGTCTGTTTGCGGTGTTCGCAACGCTGTTCGCGCTGCGCATCATGGGCGGCGGCGATGTGAAGATGATGGGCGCCTTCGCGCTCTGGCTGCCGATGCCGCTGGTCCTGCCGATGCTGTTCGTGACCGCGATCGCCGGCGGCCTGATCGCCGGCTTCCTGGCCATCCGTGCCCGTTTCCGCCCGAACGAAGCCCCGCCCGAGGTGCCTTATGGCATCGCGATCGCGCTGGGCGGCTTCTGGGTCATGGCAAACGGGTTGTTAACCATCCGCGCTGCATAA